In one Methylocaldum szegediense genomic region, the following are encoded:
- a CDS encoding OpgC family protein: protein MAGQNQQQRNLTLDFFRGLALLIIFINHIPANELLFFTPSRYGLSDAAEIFVFLSGYAAAIAYGRSFRTAGLWLGSVRVFHRCAQIYGAHLFLFMLLAVICVLGNTVFGEPDYIHRLNIRYFFDDTQEALLGLVSLRYVPNYFDILPMYLVVMLWIPVVWGLSRIHLALALAFPVGVYTAMWQYGLELSADLHSDRPWFFNPFGWQLMFFTGFAFGSGWLKPPQHGPWLAAMCVSFVILVLPLGPEPALRPTEFLIQLHATLQPLLDKTHFGPLRLVHFLALAYLVTMFLRNREHWLQSRLAKAIIQMGQQSLPIFIVTMALSYVGGMMLDQFGHGVAVLAAVNLGGCVFLLLTGSGMAWLKSAPWERYGAHEALSATSSDRESGSFSSALAAWPGRLKHAPAMVLANVVAAVPLLMSEKTASAHHSLVAMRGTNGISAQDRVVDSKNEHPNIK, encoded by the coding sequence ATGGCCGGACAAAACCAACAACAACGAAACCTGACGCTCGATTTTTTTCGCGGTCTCGCCCTGCTGATCATTTTTATCAACCACATTCCCGCCAACGAACTTCTTTTCTTCACGCCTTCCCGTTACGGTCTGAGTGACGCTGCCGAGATCTTCGTGTTTCTTTCAGGTTATGCCGCGGCTATTGCCTACGGCCGCAGTTTCCGCACCGCCGGATTATGGCTTGGCAGCGTTCGGGTGTTTCACCGCTGTGCCCAAATCTACGGCGCCCACCTCTTCTTATTCATGCTTCTTGCGGTCATTTGCGTGTTGGGCAATACCGTTTTCGGGGAGCCAGATTATATCCACCGCCTGAATATCCGATATTTTTTCGATGACACCCAGGAGGCACTCCTCGGACTCGTTTCCTTACGTTATGTTCCGAATTATTTCGATATTCTGCCGATGTACCTGGTGGTTATGTTGTGGATACCGGTGGTGTGGGGCTTGTCCCGCATCCACCTCGCGCTCGCCCTGGCTTTCCCTGTCGGCGTTTATACCGCGATGTGGCAGTACGGGTTGGAACTCTCGGCGGATTTGCACAGCGATCGGCCTTGGTTTTTCAATCCTTTCGGATGGCAGCTGATGTTTTTTACCGGGTTCGCTTTCGGCTCCGGCTGGCTGAAACCGCCCCAGCACGGACCATGGCTGGCGGCGATGTGCGTTTCCTTCGTGATTCTGGTTTTGCCGCTAGGGCCCGAGCCGGCGTTGCGCCCCACCGAATTCCTGATTCAGCTTCATGCAACTTTACAGCCGTTGCTGGACAAGACTCATTTCGGACCATTACGGTTGGTCCATTTCCTCGCTTTGGCCTATCTGGTCACGATGTTCCTCCGGAATCGGGAGCATTGGCTGCAGTCTAGACTCGCGAAGGCCATTATCCAAATGGGGCAGCAGTCACTGCCGATTTTCATTGTGACCATGGCTCTTTCTTATGTTGGCGGCATGATGCTGGATCAATTCGGTCACGGGGTCGCAGTACTCGCGGCCGTGAATCTGGGCGGCTGTGTGTTTCTGCTGCTAACCGGGAGCGGAATGGCGTGGCTGAAGTCTGCCCCGTGGGAACGGTACGGCGCGCACGAAGCTTTATCGGCCACTTCGTCCGATCGGGAGAGCGGCTCATTTTCTTCGGCTCTTGCTGCATGGCCCGGACGCTTGAAGCATGCTCCCGCAATGGTCCTTGCGAATGTCGTCGCCGCCGTACCTTTATTGATGTCGGAAAAGACGGCAAGCGCCCATCATTCCTTGGTGGCCATGCGTGGGACGAACGGAATATCCGCGCAAGATCGGGTAGTCGACTCGAAGAATGAGCACCCGAACATCAAATGA
- a CDS encoding carbonic anhydrase — MRPFEKLLLENKAWAEEQRIRDPGYFSRLAKAQTPDILWIGCSDSRVPAEIIVNAQPGEIFVHRNIANQIITTDFNSLSVIQYAVDVLKVSHVIVCGHYNCGGVKAALSPQRSELLIVNKWLMHIKDVYRLHQGEINALQSDQERADRLVELNVIEQIQNLAHTSVIQHSWKRHLRPVLHGCVYGLTDGIIKELIRLPPETLIHPIYQYTDLPET, encoded by the coding sequence ATGAGACCTTTCGAGAAGTTATTGCTGGAAAACAAAGCTTGGGCCGAAGAACAGAGGATTCGGGACCCAGGGTATTTTTCACGTCTCGCTAAGGCCCAGACACCGGATATCCTCTGGATCGGCTGTTCCGACAGCCGGGTTCCGGCGGAGATCATCGTCAATGCCCAGCCCGGCGAGATTTTCGTGCATCGAAATATCGCTAATCAGATCATCACCACTGATTTCAATAGCCTGAGCGTGATTCAATACGCCGTCGACGTGCTCAAGGTCAGCCACGTGATCGTGTGCGGACATTACAATTGCGGCGGCGTCAAGGCAGCCTTGAGCCCGCAACGTTCGGAACTCTTGATCGTCAACAAATGGCTGATGCATATCAAGGACGTCTATCGGCTGCATCAAGGCGAAATCAACGCGCTTCAGAGCGACCAGGAGAGGGCGGACCGGCTGGTGGAGCTCAATGTCATAGAACAGATTCAGAATCTCGCCCACACCTCGGTGATTCAGCACTCCTGGAAGCGCCACCTACGCCCGGTTCTGCACGGATGCGTTTACGGCCTCACCGATGGCATCATCAAGGAACTCATTCGTCTTCCACCCGAGACGCTGATTCATCCGATTTATCAATATACGGACTTGCCCGAGACCTGA
- a CDS encoding NfeD family protein produces the protein MLRTIIVAFIGLWLLAGIAGEAQQAPEPPTSQPKVVAQLTIDGPIGPATSDYVDRALKDAEARNAVLAIIRMDTPGGLDTAMREIIRMILASRIPIATYVAPSGARAASAGTYILYASHIAAMAPATNLGAATPVAIGAPGRNDDRPGPAEKDEQETPRDSGDAMAKKMVNDAVAYLRGLAHLRGRNAEWAEKSVREGASLTAEEALKMQVIDLVAPDVPALLSELQGRRVDVLGRTVTLDLTGTTVETIDPDWRSRLLAVITNPNVAYILMMIGVYGLILELYNPGSIVPGTVGVISLLLAMYAFQVLPVNYAGLALIIVGIGLMIAEAFAPSFGALGLGGIAAFIAGSVILIDTERMPGAGLSWAVIAAFVLSSLMFFGVAINLILRSRHKPVVTGREEMIGAVGTALEDFQDLGRIQVRSEIWTARTTMPVRKGQRVRVQGLDGLILSVTPLEERKELES, from the coding sequence ATGTTGCGAACTATCATCGTCGCCTTCATCGGGTTATGGCTACTGGCGGGGATTGCCGGTGAAGCGCAGCAGGCGCCAGAACCTCCGACTTCGCAGCCGAAGGTGGTCGCGCAGTTGACGATCGACGGCCCTATAGGGCCCGCTACCAGCGATTACGTCGATCGCGCGCTGAAAGACGCCGAGGCCCGCAACGCGGTTCTGGCGATTATCCGAATGGATACGCCGGGCGGTCTCGACACAGCGATGCGCGAAATCATCCGAATGATCCTCGCTTCGCGCATACCGATCGCGACCTATGTCGCGCCGAGTGGAGCCCGAGCAGCCAGCGCCGGGACTTATATCTTGTATGCCAGCCACATCGCCGCCATGGCGCCCGCCACCAATCTCGGAGCGGCCACCCCGGTCGCCATCGGTGCGCCGGGACGAAACGATGACAGGCCGGGACCTGCGGAAAAAGACGAGCAGGAAACGCCGCGCGACTCCGGGGATGCCATGGCCAAAAAGATGGTCAACGACGCGGTGGCTTATCTGCGCGGCCTCGCTCACCTTCGGGGCCGAAACGCCGAATGGGCCGAGAAGTCCGTGCGTGAAGGGGCCAGTCTTACCGCTGAGGAAGCGCTGAAGATGCAGGTCATCGACCTCGTCGCCCCCGATGTTCCCGCATTGCTGTCCGAGTTGCAGGGGCGGCGCGTGGACGTGCTCGGCCGTACCGTGACACTCGATTTGACCGGGACGACCGTAGAAACGATTGATCCCGATTGGCGTAGCCGCCTCCTCGCCGTTATCACCAATCCCAATGTCGCCTACATTCTGATGATGATCGGGGTGTACGGGCTCATTCTGGAGTTGTACAACCCCGGATCGATCGTGCCGGGTACAGTGGGCGTCATCTCGCTGTTACTCGCGATGTATGCTTTTCAGGTTCTCCCAGTGAATTATGCCGGCCTCGCCCTGATCATCGTCGGAATCGGTCTGATGATTGCCGAGGCGTTCGCGCCAAGCTTTGGGGCCCTCGGATTGGGCGGCATCGCAGCCTTTATCGCCGGCAGCGTGATCCTGATCGACACCGAACGGATGCCCGGTGCCGGCCTCAGTTGGGCGGTGATCGCAGCATTCGTCCTGTCCAGCCTTATGTTCTTCGGTGTCGCTATCAATCTGATTCTGAGATCGCGGCATAAGCCTGTCGTCACCGGACGCGAAGAAATGATCGGTGCCGTCGGGACGGCTCTCGAAGACTTCCAGGATCTAGGCAGAATCCAGGTCCGAAGCGAAATCTGGACGGCGCGGACCACGATGCCGGTGCGCAAGGGCCAACGCGTCCGGGTACAAGGGCTGGATGGGCTGATCCTTAGCGTTACGCCGTTGGAAGAACGAAAGGAGCTAGAGTCATGA
- a CDS encoding slipin family protein: protein MITTYFVVFLAVIMLMFLLAAIKVLREYERGVIFLLGRFYKVKGPGLFIVIPIIQQMVKVDLRTIVMDVPTQDVISRDNVSVRVNAIVFFRVIDPAKAIIQVENYFEATSQLAQTTLRSVLGQHELDEMLAEREKLNMDIQSVLDQQTDAWGIKVSNVEIKHVDLDESMVRAIARQAEAERERRAKVIHAEGEFQAAQRLVEAARTLAQSPRAIELRYLQTLTEVAGDRSSTIVFPLPMEVLSAFKSGEPTAS from the coding sequence ATGATCACCACCTATTTCGTCGTTTTCCTCGCCGTCATCATGTTGATGTTCCTGCTAGCGGCGATCAAAGTGTTGCGTGAATACGAGCGGGGCGTCATCTTTCTGTTGGGCCGGTTCTACAAGGTCAAGGGCCCGGGTCTCTTCATCGTCATCCCAATCATTCAGCAAATGGTCAAAGTGGACCTTAGGACCATTGTGATGGATGTTCCGACGCAGGACGTGATTTCGCGCGACAACGTCTCGGTCCGGGTAAACGCGATTGTCTTTTTTCGTGTGATCGACCCGGCAAAGGCGATCATCCAGGTGGAGAACTATTTCGAGGCGACCAGCCAGCTCGCGCAGACGACCTTGCGGTCGGTGCTGGGCCAGCACGAGTTGGACGAGATGCTGGCGGAGCGTGAAAAGCTGAACATGGACATCCAGAGTGTGCTCGACCAGCAGACCGACGCTTGGGGCATCAAAGTGTCCAATGTCGAGATCAAGCACGTCGATTTGGACGAAAGCATGGTGCGGGCTATCGCGCGGCAGGCGGAGGCCGAGCGGGAGCGCCGTGCCAAAGTGATACACGCCGAGGGCGAGTTCCAGGCCGCACAGCGTTTGGTCGAAGCGGCTCGAACGCTGGCGCAGTCCCCGCGAGCCATCGAACTTCGCTATCTCCAAACCCTGACCGAGGTTGCGGGCGACAGATCCTCGACCATCGTGTTTCCGCTACCGATGGAAGTCCTCAGTGCCTTCAAGAGCGGGGAGCCGACGGCATCCTGA
- a CDS encoding urate hydroxylase PuuD has protein sequence MWIGLLWYFNFVQIPSMPKIPDEQKPAIGKVIAPAALFWFRWAALSTVVTGLILATLNGYVLQALLFGYFKGGPETYIGIGMWLGLIMAYNVWNIIWPNQKKALGLVEATDDEKKTAARTAMLTSRFNTMFSIPMLYFMVAAQNLA, from the coding sequence ATGTGGATCGGGCTGCTCTGGTATTTCAATTTCGTCCAGATTCCGTCGATGCCGAAGATTCCTGACGAACAAAAACCGGCAATCGGCAAAGTCATCGCCCCGGCAGCTTTGTTCTGGTTCCGCTGGGCTGCCCTGTCCACGGTGGTGACCGGACTCATCTTGGCAACCTTGAACGGCTATGTCCTCCAAGCCCTGCTCTTCGGTTATTTCAAAGGCGGACCAGAGACCTACATCGGAATCGGAATGTGGCTTGGCCTAATCATGGCTTACAACGTGTGGAACATCATCTGGCCGAATCAGAAAAAGGCCCTGGGTCTGGTGGAAGCCACGGATGACGAAAAGAAGACGGCAGCGCGGACAGCAATGCTGACCAGCCGTTTCAACACCATGTTCTCGATCCCCATGCTCTATTTCATGGTCGCCGCACAAAATCTGGCGTAA
- a CDS encoding type II toxin-antitoxin system VapC family toxin, translated as MKPAKATYVLDACALLRLAQDEPGAERVADILSEAQSGSHRVLLHQINLGEAVYRIAKQFSWSVAERKYGEIALLPIEIIPFDDDLFWKAVKLKATYPISYADCFAAALALREKAVLLSSDPEFEIRGDAASRIKV; from the coding sequence ATGAAACCGGCTAAGGCCACCTACGTGCTGGATGCCTGCGCTCTACTGCGTCTGGCCCAAGATGAACCGGGCGCAGAGCGAGTCGCCGACATTTTGAGCGAGGCCCAATCCGGCAGCCATCGGGTTCTTTTGCATCAGATCAACCTGGGCGAAGCCGTGTATCGCATCGCCAAGCAATTCAGCTGGTCCGTCGCGGAACGCAAGTATGGTGAAATAGCCTTACTGCCCATAGAGATCATTCCCTTTGACGATGATCTGTTTTGGAAGGCCGTAAAACTCAAGGCGACCTATCCCATATCCTATGCCGATTGTTTCGCAGCAGCCCTTGCGTTGCGGGAGAAGGCGGTTCTACTAAGCAGCGATCCGGAATTCGAGATTCGGGGTGATGCCGCGTCGAGGATAAAAGTGTAA
- a CDS encoding TonB-dependent siderophore receptor, with protein sequence MTISAEAEESDPSDPYSEDYPVRRATAATKTDTRVMETPVSTQVVPWVVMNDQKTLRIKDALENVSGVRPQRSPGFGNAYIIRGFPTGSRIYRNGLGLINGFGGLSTDLDTANLESIVVLKGPEAMLFGRIEPGGLINVTTKRPLDEPYYALEQQFGSYDYYRTLWDAGGPVTQDRSLLYRFSGAYQSNNSFWDFVSLDRVIVNPSVTWRINDRTELTLNVEGFNQDY encoded by the coding sequence ATGACCATCAGCGCCGAAGCTGAGGAGTCTGATCCCAGCGATCCGTACAGTGAGGACTACCCTGTCCGCCGCGCCACCGCTGCCACCAAGACCGATACGCGCGTGATGGAAACGCCGGTATCGACACAAGTCGTACCGTGGGTAGTCATGAACGACCAGAAAACGCTAAGGATCAAGGATGCGCTAGAGAATGTCAGCGGCGTACGACCGCAGCGGAGCCCGGGATTCGGAAATGCCTATATCATCCGTGGCTTTCCCACCGGTTCCCGTATCTATCGCAATGGGTTGGGGCTAATAAACGGCTTTGGCGGACTGTCAACCGATCTCGACACTGCCAATCTGGAAAGCATCGTGGTCCTCAAAGGCCCGGAGGCCATGCTGTTCGGCCGGATCGAGCCGGGCGGCCTGATCAACGTCACCACCAAGCGCCCATTGGACGAACCCTATTACGCGCTGGAACAACAGTTCGGCTCGTATGATTATTACCGCACCCTATGGGACGCAGGCGGTCCCGTCACACAGGACCGTTCCCTGCTTTACCGCTTCTCCGGAGCGTACCAAAGCAATAATTCGTTCTGGGACTTCGTTTCGCTGGACCGCGTGATCGTCAATCCGAGCGTAACCTGGCGGATTAACGACAGAACCGAATTGACGCTCAACGTCGAGGGATTCAACCAGGATTACTGA
- a CDS encoding DUF3526 domain-containing protein produces MVASKRQAERVRKGEEQVSYWNSPIDVRGFTWAHLVRYAAKPPAPLAPLAVGQSDLYPYLVKLNINAKAGFADAYETVNPRKLLLGPFDPAFVIVYLLPLFVLALSHDLLASEKEAGILGLLAAQPVSLRRLLSFKIGFRLGLLLLLTAGLLLIAVAVAGIDPRQPGVGWRLVSWFGIVFAYCGFWFALAMLVVSLGWRSATNAAVLAASWLTVVILVPAGVNMFLAAAYPMPNRMDYIVRLRDAADDIRKATDEIAEGFFADHPELRPDAESADDESKWVLGQLELDRRMQAAVAEFTDALQHQQDLAERLKFFSPALLTQSAFLELTGTGLARHRQFLAQIDAYHAELRDFFNPKLIRGDFAFDAFDDIPRFEYREESAGDLAGRVGTDLLGLAAPALLMGWLASIAVRRYRVAGS; encoded by the coding sequence ATCGTCGCGTCGAAACGCCAGGCCGAGCGCGTCCGCAAAGGCGAGGAGCAGGTTTCGTACTGGAACAGCCCGATCGACGTACGCGGCTTCACCTGGGCGCACCTGGTACGCTACGCGGCCAAACCGCCGGCTCCGCTGGCGCCGCTCGCCGTGGGCCAGAGCGATCTCTACCCGTATTTGGTGAAGCTAAACATCAACGCCAAGGCCGGTTTCGCCGACGCCTACGAAACCGTGAATCCGCGCAAGCTGCTGCTGGGGCCGTTCGATCCCGCCTTCGTGATCGTCTATCTGCTGCCCCTGTTTGTTCTGGCGCTCAGCCACGATCTGCTGGCCTCCGAGAAGGAGGCGGGCATTCTCGGCCTGCTCGCCGCCCAGCCGGTTTCCCTGAGGCGGCTCCTGTCGTTCAAGATCGGCTTTCGTCTGGGATTGCTTCTGCTCCTGACGGCGGGTCTGCTGCTCATCGCCGTAGCAGTCGCCGGAATCGACCCCCGCCAACCCGGAGTCGGCTGGCGCCTCGTCAGCTGGTTCGGGATCGTGTTCGCCTATTGCGGATTCTGGTTCGCGCTGGCGATGCTCGTCGTCAGCCTTGGCTGGCGCTCCGCCACCAATGCCGCGGTCCTCGCCGCTTCGTGGTTGACGGTGGTGATTCTCGTGCCGGCGGGCGTGAACATGTTCCTCGCCGCAGCATACCCGATGCCGAACCGAATGGACTACATCGTGCGCTTGCGGGATGCGGCCGACGACATTCGCAAAGCCACGGACGAAATCGCCGAGGGCTTTTTCGCCGACCACCCGGAGCTGCGACCGGACGCGGAAAGCGCGGACGATGAATCGAAATGGGTTCTAGGCCAGCTCGAACTGGATCGGCGCATGCAGGCGGCGGTCGCCGAATTCACCGATGCGCTGCAGCACCAGCAGGATCTCGCCGAGCGCCTCAAGTTTTTCTCGCCGGCTCTGCTGACGCAGAGTGCATTTTTGGAGCTGACCGGTACCGGCCTGGCCCGACACCGCCAATTCCTCGCCCAGATCGATGCCTACCACGCCGAACTGCGGGATTTCTTCAATCCCAAGCTGATCCGCGGGGATTTCGCTTTCGATGCGTTCGACGACATTCCCCGCTTCGAATACCGGGAGGAGTCCGCCGGCGATCTCGCGGGACGGGTCGGGACGGATCTGCTCGGACTGGCCGCTCCGGCGCTGCTCATGGGGTGGCTGGCATCGATTGCGGTTCGGCGCTACCGGGTGGCCGGTTCCTGA
- a CDS encoding ABC transporter permease, with the protein MNTAFRATLVKEFKEVRRDGRLLACVLIVFSLVAAAGAAGWQHGRDLERQRLAAAQAERARWLDQGENNPHNAAHYGVYVFRPQNALSTLDPGIVNFVGQSVWLEAHRQNESVYRPAQDATAAQRFAPLTAAMALQLFGPLLIILLGFNAVAGEREQGTLRQVLSQGADLRGWILGKSALLLGVALFVLMPAGIASVFAGDDLPLLWSRALPYAAAYFLYLAIFAGLTLAVSARAESARTSLAILLSLWAFSCILAPRAVASIAESLYPLPAANEWRAALKADLKAGHLSEQKIKAELMRHYGVDKVENLPVNWRGVLIQRNEEASNEVFDRHFGRIFDQIRRQDEIYQWGALISPLLALQTLSMALAGTDFEHHRHFLRAAEDHRRRMQWILNEDLSRHLEKDWGEYKAGPELWGRIPEFRYESPPFRDLAGRYRTAAFLLLAWSVACVVWGARVVRRLVPSITDFIWKKEESDVDRPVEA; encoded by the coding sequence ATGAACACCGCATTCCGTGCGACCCTGGTTAAGGAGTTCAAGGAAGTCCGGCGCGACGGGCGCCTCCTGGCCTGCGTGCTGATCGTGTTCTCCCTGGTCGCCGCCGCCGGCGCGGCCGGCTGGCAGCACGGCCGGGACCTGGAGCGGCAGCGGCTCGCGGCGGCGCAGGCGGAACGCGCGCGCTGGCTGGACCAGGGCGAAAACAACCCGCACAACGCCGCCCATTACGGAGTCTATGTATTCCGCCCGCAGAACGCGTTGTCGACACTGGACCCCGGCATCGTCAATTTCGTCGGACAGAGCGTGTGGCTGGAAGCCCATCGTCAGAACGAATCGGTCTACCGCCCGGCCCAGGACGCTACCGCCGCGCAGCGTTTCGCGCCGCTGACGGCGGCCATGGCCCTACAGCTTTTCGGACCGCTGCTGATCATCCTGCTCGGATTCAACGCTGTCGCCGGAGAGCGCGAACAAGGAACGCTGCGCCAGGTATTGAGCCAGGGCGCCGACTTGCGCGGCTGGATTCTGGGCAAGTCCGCTCTGTTGCTGGGCGTGGCGTTGTTCGTTTTGATGCCGGCCGGAATCGCGTCGGTCTTCGCAGGAGACGACCTACCCCTCCTTTGGAGCCGTGCGCTGCCGTACGCGGCGGCTTATTTTCTGTATCTCGCCATATTCGCCGGCCTCACTCTGGCGGTCTCGGCCCGAGCCGAATCGGCGCGGACATCCCTCGCCATCCTTCTAAGCCTGTGGGCCTTCTCGTGCATTCTGGCGCCCCGAGCCGTAGCGAGTATCGCCGAGTCGCTTTACCCGCTGCCCGCCGCGAACGAATGGAGGGCAGCGCTCAAGGCGGACCTAAAAGCCGGACATCTGAGCGAACAAAAGATAAAGGCCGAGTTGATGCGGCACTACGGGGTCGACAAGGTCGAGAATTTGCCGGTGAACTGGCGCGGAGTCCTGATCCAGAGGAACGAAGAAGCAAGCAACGAGGTATTCGACCGCCATTTCGGCCGGATCTTCGATCAGATTCGGCGGCAGGACGAAATCTATCAATGGGGCGCCCTGATTTCTCCTCTGCTCGCCTTGCAAACCCTGTCCATGGCTCTGGCCGGCACCGACTTCGAGCATCACCGCCATTTTCTGCGCGCCGCCGAAGACCACCGGCGCCGCATGCAGTGGATCCTCAACGAGGATTTGAGCCGGCATCTCGAAAAGGATTGGGGCGAATACAAGGCCGGCCCGGAGCTCTGGGGGCGGATTCCGGAATTTCGCTACGAATCGCCTCCGTTCCGCGATCTGGCCGGCCGTTATCGAACCGCCGCGTTCTTGCTGCTGGCCTGGTCGGTCGCCTGCGTGGTCTGGGGAGCCCGCGTCGTTCGCCGGCTCGTGCCTTCGATAACCGATTTCATATGGAAAAAGGAAGAGTCCGATGTGGATCGTCCAGTGGAAGCATGA
- a CDS encoding ABC transporter ATP-binding protein, with protein sequence MIKATQLSKRYDGVTALHALDLHVGRGEIFCLLGPNGAGKTTTINLFLGFLAPDGGKTEINGLEVSRHPLETKRYLAYIPEQVNLYRNLSGLENLAYFSALAGHAYSRSELLYFLIEAGLTKAAANLPVGAYSKGMRQKVGIAAALAKDARALLLDEPTSGLDPAASHEFSQSLRKLAERGVAVLMTTHDLYRAKDVASRVGIMKQGRLLTVQASGELSHADLESLYLEHVQ encoded by the coding sequence ATGATCAAAGCCACTCAACTGAGCAAGCGGTACGACGGCGTGACGGCGCTGCATGCCCTGGACCTGCACGTCGGCCGCGGAGAAATTTTCTGTCTTCTCGGCCCCAACGGCGCCGGCAAGACCACCACCATCAATCTTTTTCTCGGTTTTCTCGCTCCGGACGGCGGAAAAACCGAAATCAACGGTCTCGAGGTAAGTCGACATCCTCTCGAAACCAAGCGGTATCTCGCCTATATTCCGGAACAGGTCAATCTTTACCGGAATCTGTCCGGCCTCGAGAACCTGGCTTATTTCAGCGCTCTCGCCGGACACGCCTACTCTCGCAGCGAACTCCTGTATTTTCTGATCGAAGCCGGACTGACCAAGGCCGCCGCAAACCTGCCGGTCGGCGCTTATTCCAAGGGCATGCGCCAGAAGGTCGGGATCGCCGCAGCACTGGCCAAGGACGCGCGGGCGCTGCTTCTGGACGAACCCACCTCGGGCCTTGATCCCGCCGCCTCGCACGAATTTTCGCAATCGCTGCGCAAACTGGCCGAGCGCGGCGTTGCCGTTCTCATGACCACGCACGATCTCTACCGCGCCAAGGACGTGGCGTCGCGGGTGGGCATCATGAAACAGGGTCGACTGCTGACCGTCCAGGCTTCCGGCGAACTCAGCCATGCCGATCTCGAAAGCCTTTACCTGGAGCACGTGCAATGA